The genome window GTAAGTTAGGCCTGATTCTCTATGAGAATATGGGACTACAATTTGGCTGTAAAACAAACAACCCAGAAAATTACTATTAATTCACACTTCACGGATAATAGGAGCACTAAGAAAActaaatattacaattaaaatccataaaatcaaaattatgaatttaagaaattagaggaattaaaatcacattttaaCCAATATTTTTTGCCTTGTATGTTAGAACTTGAATTATTGGAGCGACGTGAAAGCGACAAACTTGACCCCCCAAAATATGTTTTCTAGAAGCTATCAAACATATGATAGAAACAAACTAGCTAGAATGAAGCTATAAAACATATAATCAAACTAGATCAGAAAGTCTTAAGTAGTATAGCCATAGGTATCCAAATTAAGTAGTAATTAGTTAACATTCAGATGAGTAAATGTATTTTTGTAtgagtatttttattctttaatgtaacttataaatgttatatatgtttttttacacataatgttatatatgttaaaatatatataatattatgttaatatCTAAAATGAACACAATTTACttcaaaatttctttaaattatataaacctGCAATAGAAAGTTAATAAGAGAATAAATGCAACGTAATGTAGAGGAGAAAATGTCTCTGGATGAGTTAACATACAAGCAAAGATATATGATTAActagaaataaaaacactagGGAGAAAATTGGAAAAGCACCCATAGAAGAAATTAGAAAAGATGGGTTCACAGTTCACTAACTTGCCTTAAGTAAGGACATTATTCAGAAGTTTAAACCAAATGCAGGGTAACCTAAATGCGAGATAACGCTTATGATATGATTCATCATAAAATATCGTGACCATTATTTGATTTAGAGTAAATAGTTTATGTTTTGAcggtatgaatttttttatactattatttaattataatttattatggtTAGAAAATTGTTAACTTTTACAATAGCTaacttatttttctaattaaactcTTTGATTTATGTAACCGACTCAGTTCAAtaagaaaagtttttttattatgtattatatatttttgctgTTTAAAATATAGAGCTCGAGAAAGAGAGGGTATTagtactttttaattattatacaacTAACTTGTACttattaatcaaatattattataacatttatagtTTGGAAATTACAGTtccaataatttcttttatttgacaGTTATTGGGACAATTGCTATGAATGATTATTTGGAAGCCGACACCATTGTTTTCCTTTTCTCAATTGCAGAATGGCTAAAGTCAAGGGCAAGCCACAaggtatttatttatgtttcttgCTTAACACTGCCTCAACATTAGTGGATCCATATTCAATTCTATTGTAAAGCCTTATTAGATAATTGAGGGAACCATTGTTCAAACACACATATTCTTGAATAAATCAAGgtattcattcatttatttacttttcatGCTTAACATTGGCCCAAGAATTAACGTATGATtcttgaattaataaaaaaaattagtggacCCAGATTCTATTGCAAAGCCTTATTAGATAATTGAAGTGACCACTgttcaaacacacacacatattccatatattataatatacttatggatactgatttttttttttggtaaatgcatatggataatgattgtcatactTCAAAGGTATAAGGCTGGCTGCAACATGATTCCTTGAAGTTTATTATGTATCTGGGCCAGCAGTGGTTCCCCCAAGCTTAGCCATAACTTGActaaagaaagttgcaactgactGTAGTAATACAAGATcagaaaaagattaaaaaaaaaagccaaattGTCCCAAACAATGCTCTCTCAAGTAGGATCAATATCTGAAAAATGAAATGTTAAATTTAGAAATCTAAGTAAATATTGattcctaattttttaaatgttggaAAGACTTGGAAGACAAAAATtgcattaaaatagaaaatgcaAAACATATAGTGGGACTGAGACACATTAGCAGCGTTTCCTCAActcaaaaattataagaatcagAAGTAAAGAGTATGTTAAGAGTGTGGTAACATACTCTAACAAGCTTTGATCAAATGACTAAAATTAATTGGCAAAAAAGATATTTAGCAGATAGCCAAACCAACTTCACTATTCCTAGTTAGAAATTCCAATATTCTATATTACCTGCTCATTAGCTGTAGGAGGAAGGCCTCCAACATACACCCGCCTAGCATGTCATGTAGCCTGTAAATTCAGTACATCAAAGATAGGCCATAATCAGGGAAAGTCATGCTAAACTTAAAATGAAACTTAAATAAGACTGTAGTCAGTCTCAGCAAGCCTCCATACTCGGAAAGACTAAACTTAAAATGTTGTGTTGACGAAGTTAGTGTGTTTCTACTCTTTTTCTATAATGactctttttcttctcaatGAAAGAGAATATTTTCTCCCAGCAGCACAGTGATACTAAACAAACAAAAGCGCAATAAAAAGAAACACATGTAAAAAGAAGACAGAACACACCTTTCACCTACAGCAGCACATGATACTGTAATatctgtatttttttcaacGTGACTCtgcatattaattataaaagataGATAATCAgcaaaaattgtgaaaataaaatcaagaaacacTCCATGTATGAACTCAGTGTGTCTAAAAACTTTGGAACCTTTGGCAAAACTATTCAAAAGACTTGGTGTATGAACATAAGAAGGGTAAGAGAAAAGAAACATAgagctagtttttttttgtgaattaattGCCTTGAATGATACAAAATATTCACAGAATACAATTagtaataaatttcaataacaaGTAGTGAGAAGAACTTAAAGCCAAATATAATTGCCTTAATTGTCTTGATAATTACACAACTCTGAGTCTCTGatacaaaaaattaacatgttTACCTGCACAAGGTCCATGCAATCCATTCGGTATAGATTATCTCCGGCCAAGATCAATACATTTTCAATGTTTGCATGCTTGGCATCCTACAACATTCAATCTATTACTGTCCAATTTAacttgagaaaagaaaaaaaaaaggagggacACGCAGTAATGTATACACAAAAATCTGGCATGTACTAAAGATTATGTTCCCACCTCAAATACCCATGTAAATTGCCTCACAacattttctttctccctcgTGTCCTTTTGTGATAATGCAATGAAATGGACTTAATTAGTGTAGTGTTTTTCCCTTggtccttttttttattctgactCTTACCGTTAGTCAAGCTGGCATCATGTTTGCaaccaatttgaaaactttttatgTAGGACCAGAATGGAAATGAGTGTTAGGAATAAAGGCTAAAAAGttcaattaaacttaaaaaatttgaagatattataacttataagtagCTCATGGTATgatatactaattaaaattttaaataaatacgtATCCACTCCTTTTTCTATGGTAAATAGGGGCAGGGGACCCAAAGAAAGCAAGACAGAAACAATTAAAAGAGATCTCTGAGGCACCATGTgcaaaaacaattaaaagagtttttattCCTAGTCCCCCCACCCCCCTAACAAAAGTAGGattagcaacaaaaaaaatacatttttagggCCAAGTTGGCATACATAAGCATTGGTTACCACATTTAAAAGTGCCACTAACCATAGCCAAAAACAtacaattacaaaaaataaatataataagcttCCAAAAGTGTAGATTccttctaaaaacaaaaaacaagcggacccctttatatatatagattccTTTTCAGCTCGCATGGAACTTTGAataactttatttcatcaaacaTAATCACCAAAGAGACATTCCTAAAACGCAGACAGAAGGTACATATGGCATAAAACCTCAGAATCTGAGCTAAATGAATGGCAATTATATTATAGATGAATCCTCTGCAATTGACACTGATTCACTGAACAGGAAACTTACCTTCATCCCTCTTCACACTTTCCAATGTCCACAAGCCCCATGGTTGGCCCAATCCCTCCCATAGCCACAGTTTCAGTGAAGTGGTGATTGCGATGGCCATCCCCTCCCATAGCGAAACAGGTACGCATCTTCAGGACGTGGTTGGTGGGGGCCAAAGCGATGGCGTCGGAGAAGTAGTGAATTGCGGTGGGGTAGTCGCCGGAGGAGAAGGCTGTGTTGCCTTTGGCTTTGGCTTCGTCGGCCATAGGGTTTAGgtgaattaatttgatttgatgaaataaaaaaaaaaaaaaagagaggaggaAGGGTTTATAGAAAACGAAAAGTACAACTAGAGAGTTTTTGGACAATACAAggcaatatataaattatattttatatttataaattcaatatacagacaaaacaaaataaatcagTAAATAAAATCAACTATTTACCTGGAAAAAAGATACAAGATatcaaaaatatgtatataataatttttatgattggAAGAGTGTATCCAATTTgtgcattttaaaataaatcgttataattaaaataaaaacatgtaaacttatataaaatagaattaattatttaaataaaattgtaaacttaatataaatttattgattattattcgATTAGTgtttatgtatatgtatatcaCGTAATAGATATTTATTTGTATCTAATTATAACTGATGAgtcaatattcttaaatatataaattaagattataataacaatatttttaaatataaaatttatatttgaaattataataaataatttaaattatggtataaagttatttttaaaatgaaatgatataattagttaaaaaaattaaatacaaaaaaagattgattcaaagCAAAATTCATCTCCTTATTTTGTCTATTTCATAAAATtcaattctcttatttttctaatttattatttgagttTCCAAAGTTGATTTTGGAAAGAGTAGAACCATAGTCTTTGAAGTGAGTGATACACTCATTTCTCACTACACCCACATgtatattttgatatttggtgcagaatatagtattaatataaattttatgtaaaatagttcaaaatttaaactttattgttttttttatttattatatttttataatcttatatatcatctttaaaatataatatataacattaaattctatttttgcataaattagaatatgtttacttatataacttttttatatattatatttttatcacattattcaaaatttattttatacagtaaagatataatataaattttatcttcaatgtatatttttttataaaaattataatttcataaaatgataatattttattatctttaaaaatatttatacatgtgatttaatgacagtatttttttttctatattaagatattcttgttatttattataatagttttatttatatttaacttcaTATAATCaggtatgtaatttttttaaagaattaaattatatagtaaagagacgtaattaaataaaatgataatattttctattttttaaaatatttatgtatgtgatttattgataatattttttttatctatattaccataaataatataaatatcttaatatataacaaaatttgtcACTAAATCACaagcattattttaaaagataaatataataaaaaataaaaataaaacttatataaatatacatattctaatttatgtgaaagtagaatttaatcttatatattatattataaaagttaatatttaagattataaaaaataaaataaattaaaaaataataaaatttaaattctgaaCTATTTTGGCATAAAAACATAGGCTTAATTGCAGAATTTGTCTCCCAATTACACTAAATCGGTCTCCCTATTTTTTAATACACTATCTCTGTCTCAAAGCTGATTTTAACTATTGaccgttaaattttaaacattgacTAGACTAGATAGTTGaccaatattttttgaaaaaaataaaaactcaaaaaataCTTTAGAGAGAACTAGAACCATAATTCTTGAAgtaaaaaacacaatttttaccACCCAAGTACtcatttgaataatttatgcaaaatatagtattaatataagttttatgagaaaatagttcaaaattcaaattttattatttttaatttattatatttttataatcttatatattatcttttaaaatataatacataagattaaattctattttcacataaattagaatatgtatatttatataagttttatttttattttatatattatatttatcttttaaaataatttatttgtgaaGATTAACCCAATTGGACCTAACTTAAATTGGGTACCAcctctctctaattgattttgtcttGTAGGTGTACCTAAAAGCAAGAGATTCACTATGGTACTTGGATAGTGGCTGCTCTAGGCACATAACGGGTGACAAGTCCAAACTCTCTTGACTTTGTGTCAAAAGATGGAGGATACATCACGTTTGGAGACAAtaacaaaggaaaaaataatgggAGAAGGAAATAttgaaaatcaacacaaaactcAAATAAAGAATGTGTTATATGTGGATGGACTAAAGCATAATCTTCTAAGCATTAGTCAACTTTGTGATAAAGGTTTCAAGATAGAGTTGAACAGAAACTGTTGTCTTATAAGGGAAGCCATATCCGGTAAAGTTGTCCACATTGGTAAGAGAATAGGTAAGATCTATATGCTGAATGTTGAGCATGCATCTTTTCATAAGCTAAGTTGCTTGGTGAGTAAAATAGACGATTCATGGTGGTGGCATCGTAGGACTGCACACACTAACATGCATCATTTAAATAATCTAATTAGAAActccttgtaaaaaaaaaaagggaagcaagtTAAAAACTCCTTTCAAAGCAAAACATTGTTTCTACTTCAAAACCCCTTGAACTACTTCACATCGATTTATTTGGTCcctctagaactatgagtttaGGTGGAAATTACTATGGCTTAGTAATATGGGATGATTTACTCAAGGTTTACTTggaccttgtttttgaaaaccaaaaatgaagCTTTTGATGCTTTTTGCAAACTTGCCAAGgtgattcaaaatgaaaaaggtcTCAACATTATTtcaattagaagtgatcatggcggtgaatttcaaaatgagtctTTTGCAAActtttgtgaagaaaatggaattcaCTACAATTTTTCTGCCCTAagaacacctcaacaaaatggtgttatggagaggaaaaatagatctcttGAAGAAGGTGCAAGAACTCTTCTAAATGAAACAAGGTTACCTAAGTACTTTTGGGCAGATGTTGTACATACTATTTATTACACCTTGAACAAAGTACTTATTAGACCTATTTTGAAGAAAACTCCTTATGAACTGTATAAGGggagaaaaccaaacatttcaCACCTGAGAGTTTTTTGTTGTAagtgttttgttttaaataacgATAAAGACTCTCTTAGCAAATTTGATGCAAAGGACAACAAGGCTATCTTTCTTGGTTATTCATTGCATAGTAAGGCATATAGGGTATTCAATAAAAGAACTTTAACTGTAGAGGAATCTATCATGTGGTTTGTGATGAAACTAATTGTTAAAGAATTCTTTAGAAGAATATGCGGGTTTTCAGGAAAAGGATTTTGTTCTTAAAGATGACATCAAGACTAAAAATTTTGAACAAAGCAAAGAAATGTCTACAACAATGCCTAAAGAAATTCCTACTAAGTGAATAACTCAGAAAGATCTCTCCTTAGACAACATTATTGGAGAAATCTCTAAGGGTGTTTCTACATGCTCTAGACATAGAATTTTGTGTAACAACATGACTTTTGTTTCTCAGGTTAAACAATGAAACATAGATGAAGCTTTATGTGATGAACATTGGTTAATGGCAATGCATGAAGAGTTTAATCAATTTAAgagaaatgatgtatgggatTTAGCTCCTAAACCAACCTCTCACAAGTCAATCGGAACCAAATGGGTGTTTCGAAACAAACTTGATGAATCTGACATCACAGTAAAGAATAAAGCAAGATTGGTTGCAAAAGGAtacaaccaagaagaaggaatcGGCTATGATGAAACCTATGCTCTAGCTGCAATGTTAGAAGCTATAAGATTACTACTTTCATTTGCTTGTATTATGAATTTCAGACTTTTTTAGATGGATGTAAAAAATGTCTTCCTCAATAGATGCATTGAAGAAGAAGTGTATGTAGATCAACCACTTGGATTTGTGCATTATGAACATCCTAACCATGTCTACAAACAGACAAAAGGCTCTATATGGTTTGAAGCAAGCACCAAGGTCATGGTATAATAGATTGAGcagttttttaattgaataatctTTCACTAGAGGTTAGGTTgacaaaactttttttattaagaaagtaaacaatgatttgttaattgttcaaatatatgttgattatattatatttagctCTACTAATGAAACCTTGTGCAAGGAATTTTCATGTTGTATGCCGAAAGAATTTGAGAAGTCTATGATGGGAGAATTAAATTTCTTTCTAGGACTCCAAGTCAAGCAATTGAAACATGGAACCTTCCTCAGTCAAACCAAATATTGCATAAAACCGATAAAGAAATTTGGTATGAAAAAATGCAAAGAAGCATCTACTCCTATGTCTACATCAACCTACCTTGACTTTGATGAGAAAGGTAAATTAGTGGATGAATCAAGATACAGAGGTATGATTGAATCACTTCTCTACCTAACTGCAAGTAGATTGGATATCATGCTAAGTGTTTGCTTATGTGGTATCCTAAAGGTACCTCCTTAAACATAACAGGTTTTtcatattctgattttgcaGGATGCAAAttagatagaaaaagtacaagtgggaCATGTCATATACTTGGAAGCTCTCTAGTGTCTTAGAATTGCAAAAAGCAAGCTTGTGTCACACTTTCAATTGTCGAAGCTGAATACATAGCTGCAAGAAGTTGTTGTGCTCAAAGTctttggatgaagcaacaatgatgtaagctccattggagcttgtaggcctaggatcttcttcatcaatggattcctttgcttcttggaagatgaatggcagcggaatggagaaaggaagagagagaggagacgccacttcaaggagaagatgagtctagaagaagctcaccaccataggaggccatggataagagcttggaggaagaaggagatgaatgaagggagagggagagaagagcacgaaattttgtgctctaaatgagctttgagatctgaagtttaatattcaaatgatcaaagttgaaaaaaatgcacacacatgacctctatttatagcctaagtgtcacacaaaattggagggaaattcaaatttcacttgaatttgaaattgaatttgtggagtcaaactttggagccaaaatttcactaattatgattagtgaattttagttatggttcagcccactaatccaagatcaattccaagattctccactaagtgtgcttaggtgtcatgaggcatgaaaagaatgaaggacatgcacaaagtgtgactatatgatgtggcaatggggtgtagtaagcaaatgctcacctccccctctaaaatttaattggattgggcttctaccaattcaattaaatttatttccaaccacacccatcaaatatccacttagtgcatgtgaaattacaaaactacccctaatacaaaaactagtctaggtgccctaaaatacaagggctgaaaaccctatatttctagggtaccctacctacattatggagccctaaatacaaggcccaaaaataatgaaaccttaatctaatatttgcaaagataagtgggctcgtacttagcccatgggcccgaaatctaccctaaggctcataagaatcctagggccttctcttgcatctctggcccaatctacttggagttttctatccaatgcccttgcggggtaggattgcatcaccttcCCTCACTAAGGATATCCAACACGGTCATTgtaccccccatgtacatacacaacatacatccatCACAATggcatcatcaacatcaacatcatctcatctcaatgtcatcttcaacatcaacatcatatcatctcaatgtcatcatcaacatcaacatcatttcatatcaatatcattatcaacatctacatcatcacatatcaatattatcatcaacatcaacaacatctcGTCCCAATATCTTTAACATCACAAACAATCACAttcctcatatatatatataacccatGCCTGGGATTCACATTCCCCAGATTTTCATACAACATACATCACATAtcataataaatcataataccACATGACTCTTATgcctatttaaaatttaataaagaagtaaatggaaggacaaatataaaattttggacaGAGTCTTCTCTGTAATTAGGAATTTTCCACAAAAATTCTAATcattacaacaacaacatcattcacaatttcattcCTCAATAGCAAATATATCGTATCCCATtagtttaaaataagtttttcttgaaaactagcAGTTTTTTATGGTTGTTTATTAGATCCAGAAACAAAGCC of Glycine soja cultivar W05 chromosome 1, ASM419377v2, whole genome shotgun sequence contains these proteins:
- the LOC114413213 gene encoding probable glucose-1-phosphate adenylyltransferase large subunit, chloroplastic isoform X2; translated protein: MKDAKHANIENVLILAGDNLYRMDCMDLVQSHVEKNTDITVSCAAVGERLHDMLGGCMLEAFLLQLMSRYFGECGDPTTTA